From the Manis javanica isolate MJ-LG chromosome 11, MJ_LKY, whole genome shotgun sequence genome, one window contains:
- the EEF1G gene encoding elongation factor 1-gamma produces the protein MPSLPSRFPASVSPQLSRSPLPSLPDGLLCGSAESPTPFLCGITMAAGTLYTYPENWRAFKALIAAQYSGAQVRVLSAPPHFHFGQTNRTPEFLRKFPAGKVPAFEGDDGFCVFESNAIAYYVSNEELRGSTPEAAAQVVQWVSFADSDIVPPASTWVFPTLGIMHHNKQATENAKEEVRRILGLLDAHLKTRTFLVGERVTLADITIVCTLLWLYKQVLEPSFRQAFPNTNRWFLTCINQPQFRAVLGEVKLCEKMAQFDAKKFAESQPKKDIPRKEKGSREEKQKSQAERKEEKKAAAPAPEEEMDECEQALAAEPKAKDPFAHLPKSTFVLDEFKRKYSNEDTVSVALPYFWEHFDKDGWSLWYSEYRYPEELTQTFMSCNLITGMFQRLDKLRKNAFASVILFGTNNSSSISGLWVLRGQELAFPLSPDWQVDYESYTWRKLDPGSEETQTLVREYFSWEGAFQHVGKAFNQGKIFK, from the exons ATGCCTTCTTTGCCGTCTCGCTTTCCAGCTTCTGTTTCTCCACAGCTCTCCCGCtcccccctcccttctctccctgacGGCTTACTTTGCGGCAGCGCCGAGAGCCCCACCCCCTTTCTCTGCGGAATCACCATGGCGGCTGGG ACCCTGTACACATATCCTGAAAACTGGAGGGCCTTTAAGGCCCTCATTGCTGCTCAGTACAGTGGGGCTCAGGTCCGCGTACTCTCCGCACCACCCCACTTCCACTTTGGCCAAACCAACCGCACCCCTGAATTTCTCCGTAAATTTCCTGCCGGCAAG GTTCCCGCATTTGAGGGTGATGATGGATTCTGTGTGTTTGAGAGCAATGCCATTGCCTACTATG TGAGCAATGAGGAGCTGCGGGGAAGTACTCCAGAGGCAGCGGCCCAGGTGGTGCAGTGGGTGAGCTTTGCTGATAGCGACATAGTGCCCCCAGCCAGTACCTGGGTGTTCCCTACCTTGGGCATCATGCACCACAACAAGCAG GCCACAGAGAATGCAAAGGAGGAAGTGAGGCGAATTCTGGGGCTGCTGGATGCTCACTTGAAGACGCGGACTTTTCTCGTGGGCGAACGTGTGACTCTGGCTGACATCACAATTGTCTGCACCCTGTTATGGCTCTATAAACAG GTCCTGGAGCCTTCCTTCCGCCAGGCCTTCCCCAATACCAACCGCTGGTTCCTTACCTGCATTAACCAGCCCCAGTTCCGGGCTGTCTTGGGGGAGGTGAAACTCTGTGAGAAGATGGCCCAGTTTGATG CTAAAAAGTTTGCAGAGAGCCAGCCTAAAAAGGACATTCCACGGAAAGAGAAGGGTTCTCGGGAAGAGAAGCAGAAATCCCAGGCTGAGCGGAAAGAGGAGAAGAAGGCAGCTGCCCCTGCTCCTGAGGAGGAGATGGATGAATGTGAGCAGGCACTGGCTGCTGAGCCGAAGGCCAAGGACCCCTTTGCTCATCTGCCCAAGAG TACCTTTGTTTTAGATGAATTTAAGCGCAAGTATTCCAATGAGGACACAGTCTCTGTGGCACTGCCATATTTTTGGGAGCACTTTGATAAGGACGGCTGGTCCCTGTGGTACTCTGAGTACCGCTACCCTGAAGAGCTCACCCAGACCTTCATGAGCTGCAACCTCATCACTG GAATGTTCCAGCGATTGGACAAACTGAGGAAGAATGCTTTTGCCAGTGTCATCCTCTTTGGCACCAACAACAGCAGCTCCATTTCTGGACTCTGGGTCTTGCGGGGCCAGGAGCTTGCCTTTCCG CTGAGTCCAGATTGGCAGGTGGACTACGAGTCATACACATGGCGGAAACTGGATCCTGGCAGTGAGGAGACCCAGACGCTGGTTCGAGAATACTTTTCCTGGGAGGGGGCCTTCCAGCATGTGGGCAAAGCCTTCAATCAGGGCAAGATCTTCAAGTGA